AGAAAATTTTGAGGAGTTAAGTGAGTAAATAAAAAAGTTAAGGTCGAAACCTTAACTTTTTTGTTTTTAACCCAAGAAACGTTTGAGGAATTCCTTAGTACGTTCTTCTTTAGGATTTTCAAAGATTTGTTCTGGGCTACCTTGTTCAGCAATTACCCCTTTATCCATGAAGATGACACGGTCTGAAACATCACGTGCGAACTCCATTTCATGGGTAACGATAATCATGGTCAAACCAGTTTCAGATAGCTCCTGCATAGTCTTGAGTACTTCCCCTACCATTTCTGGGTCAAGGGCTGAAGTTGGCTCGTCAAAGAGGATGGCTTCTGGATCAACAGAGAGGGCACGAGCGATTGCTACACGTTGTTTTTGTCCCCCTGAAAGTTGCTTTGGTTTAGCTTTCCAGTATTGTTCCCCCATACCAACTTTCTCCAAGTTAGCTTTGGCGATGCTTTCAGCTTCTTTACGGTCACGTTTGAGAACAGTTGTTTGAGCTACGATAGCATTTTCCAAGACATTAAGGTTTTCAAAGAGGTTGAAGGATTGGAAAACCATACCGAGTCTTTCACGATAGGTAGTGAGGTCGTAACCTTTTTCAAGGACGTTGTCCCCATGATAGAGGATTTCACCACCTGAAGGTGATTCGAGTAGGTTAATAGAGCGAAGGAAGGTTGATTTCCCTGAACCTGAAGAACCAATAATTGAGATAACCTCACCCTTTTTGACGCTGAGGGAGATATCTTTGAGGACTTCATTTTTTCCGTATGATTTTTTGAGGTTTTTAATTTCTAAAATCGTCTCAGTCATTAGTGAACCCCTCCTTGTGTGTAAGTATCTTGATCCAAACGGCGTTCTACATAACGCAAGATGCGTGTCACTGTGAAGGTAAGGACAAAGTAGATTGCTGCGATAACAAAGAATGTTTGGAAGTATTGATAAGTTTGGCTTGCGACAGTGTTACCTGCGAAGTAAAGTTCCACAACAGAGATAACGTTCAAAACAGAGGTATCCTTGATATTGATAACGAACTCATTACCAGTAGCTGGCAAGATGTTACGGATAACCTGTGGAAGAACAATCTTACGCATGGTTTGACCATGGGTAAATCCAAGAGCAGTTGCAGCTTCAAATTGTCCTTTATCTACAGCGAAGATACCACCACGAACGATTTCACTCATGTAGGCTCCAGTGTTGATAGAAACGATGAAGACAGCTGCTAGGGTACGGTCAATATTGATACCAAAGGCCTGGGCAGTACCGTAGTAGATAACCATAGATTGTACAATCATTGGCGTACCACGGAAAACTTCGATATAGACATTAAGCACCCAACCGAAGAGTTTTTGGAGCAAGGCTACAAATTTATTAGCAGCCTTAGGAGCTGTGCGGTAAACACCAATCATAAGACCGATGAAAGTACCCACAACTGTACCGATAATTGAGATAAGAAGGGTAATTCCTGTACCACGTAAGAATTGTGGCCAGTTCTTAGCGATGATATTGCTCATCTGACTAAAGAAGTTTCCTTTTTTAGCCTCATCAGTCTTATCTGCAGGTTGGATGTCAATGATGTGATCCATCAGTTTAGCACGTTCCTCTTGGCTGATTCCAGCAAGGACCTTATTGACTTGTTCCATTTGCTGGCTGTCTCCTTTGCGAAGGCCGACGGCCAAGGAGACGTCATCGTCTGAAACCTGGAAACCACCATCTTTAAGCGTAATCATCTTATATTTTGAGCTAGCTTCTTCGGCAGTTTTTGCTTCAGGACGCTCTGAAACATAACCATCGATGATACCAGATGCAAGGGCTTGGCGCATAGCACCGAAGTCTCCCATAGCGGTTTGTTTGCTGACACCTGGGATTTGGTCAATCAAATTATAGAGATAAACCCCTTGTTGAGCTGTGATTTTAGCATCCTTGAAGTCTTTGAGACTCTTAGCGTTGGCATAATCACCGTCTGAGCTGACAACCATGACAGGTTCGCTTCGGTAATAGCTGTCTGAAAAGTCGATTTCTTGACGACGTTCAGCTGTTGGGCTCATACCTGCGATGATCATATCGATTTTGCCGGAAGTGAGGGCAGGAATCAAACCTGTCCAAGCTGTTTTGACTACCAAGGGTTTCTTGCCTTGAGCTTCAGCGATTTTTTTAGCGATTTGCACGTCATAACCGTTGGCATACTGTTTGGTACCTTCGATTGGAACGGCTCCGTTTGAGTTATCGTCCTGCGTCCAGTTGAAAGGTGCATAGGCAGCCTCCATACCCACACGGAGATACTCGTCTGCTTGAGCGCTTGATACTCCGCCAAAAACGAGGAGGAGCGCTGCAAAGCAGGCTATAATAATTTTTTTCATTGAAACAATGTCTCCTATAAAAATGTCATACCTTACTATTTTACAGGAAATTAGGATTAATGACAATAAGTTGGGATTAGAAAAACAATCTCTATATCAAGATTGTCTTCAAATACAAGTTGTAATTTGATATAATG
Above is a window of Streptococcus salivarius DNA encoding:
- a CDS encoding amino acid ABC transporter ATP-binding protein, with the protein product MTETILEIKNLKKSYGKNEVLKDISLSVKKGEVISIIGSSGSGKSTFLRSINLLESPSGGEILYHGDNVLEKGYDLTTYRERLGMVFQSFNLFENLNVLENAIVAQTTVLKRDRKEAESIAKANLEKVGMGEQYWKAKPKQLSGGQKQRVAIARALSVDPEAILFDEPTSALDPEMVGEVLKTMQELSETGLTMIIVTHEMEFARDVSDRVIFMDKGVIAEQGSPEQIFENPKEERTKEFLKRFLG
- a CDS encoding ABC transporter substrate-binding protein/permease, translating into MKKIIIACFAALLLVFGGVSSAQADEYLRVGMEAAYAPFNWTQDDNSNGAVPIEGTKQYANGYDVQIAKKIAEAQGKKPLVVKTAWTGLIPALTSGKIDMIIAGMSPTAERRQEIDFSDSYYRSEPVMVVSSDGDYANAKSLKDFKDAKITAQQGVYLYNLIDQIPGVSKQTAMGDFGAMRQALASGIIDGYVSERPEAKTAEEASSKYKMITLKDGGFQVSDDDVSLAVGLRKGDSQQMEQVNKVLAGISQEERAKLMDHIIDIQPADKTDEAKKGNFFSQMSNIIAKNWPQFLRGTGITLLISIIGTVVGTFIGLMIGVYRTAPKAANKFVALLQKLFGWVLNVYIEVFRGTPMIVQSMVIYYGTAQAFGINIDRTLAAVFIVSINTGAYMSEIVRGGIFAVDKGQFEAATALGFTHGQTMRKIVLPQVIRNILPATGNEFVINIKDTSVLNVISVVELYFAGNTVASQTYQYFQTFFVIAAIYFVLTFTVTRILRYVERRLDQDTYTQGGVH